Genomic window (Oscarella lobularis chromosome 15, ooOscLobu1.1, whole genome shotgun sequence):
GTCAGGAAAAGACGGCAGTGGGACTATACTGATGCTGATAGACGTGGATGGGTGGACGTGAAAGCGGACATTTTCGCCGCGCGTAATATAAAAATTCTGTCGGAGCAGCTCGGTCGGATTTCCGCTAATGATATCGTTTTTCACGGTGTTCTCGGTAAGCGGAAAGTATTGGGCAGGAAATTGGAACTAGAAAAGGTTAAGAAAACATTTAGGCGAAGGCCACTTTGGGAAAGTTTACAAAGCTGCGTGGAAGCGTTCCAGTTCCGAGTCTGAAGTAATTGTCGCGATAAAAGTAGCCAAGGGTACGTAAGGAAGCGTGCATGGGGAAACGTGGGAAACGAGGGAAAAAAGCCGCATTTTCTAATTCCAGACATCGACGAGACATGCCACAATTACCTCCAACAAGAGGCCGACATTCTGCGCCGAGTGGGAAATCATCCGAACATCGTTCCCCTCCTCGGCGTCACCTACGACGAAGGTAAACGGCCCCTAGCTGCCCCTCGCGCGGCTCGATCACGCATGCAGACACCCAAATCGCATTATCAACGTTTTTGCATATATACAGATAGCGTTTCTCTATCGCTTGTGCTTGGATACGCCCAAAACGGCACCCTGAAGACCTATCTCTATTCGATTCGAGATGCGGAGGAGAGAAAGGGAGGCGACAAATTGAAGTTCGGCATCGCCACGCAGATCGCTCGCGGCATGGAGTATCTGGTCTCGCGCAAGGTAAATAGTTTATCCAAAGGTTGGATAAACACACTTTCTAGGCGAGGTTTTCTCGTATATCGCGCAGTGCATCCACGGCGATCTGGCGGCTCGAAACGTTCTCGtattcgccgacgacgtcgtgaaaTTGTCCGATTTCGGCATGTCTCGATATCTGACGAACGATGAGCAGTACTACAGGAAAAAATCGACAGTAAGACGACCGCGTAAACCCCTTAGTCAGCAATACGGCGACCAGATGGCGAAGCGAATGTGGACCCAATTATAAGTAATTGGCTCTTCTATAGACCGTGACCCCAGTTAAATGGACGGCACCCGAAGCGCTGGTCGATCGACGTTTtagcgaaaaaagcgacgtgtaaGCCACACATGCAGAGCGAAAAGCCCCCTAGGGCTCTATAGGAAAAAGGCTATAGCCTAAAAGGACATTACGATGCAATGATGCAATATACAGATATACGCAAATTACATATGCGTATACGTATATAGTCAGTACCACGTGGTCAGTACGTCCTGTCTGTGGGTCACAAAGGGTTAACAGGTCCATCCTCGATAGAGGCCGTCGCACCGTATGTACCGTACTACCTGATTAATTAACCGCGTCCTGTCTGTACAGGGTCACTCTTATCTCTACGGTATTAGACAGGTAGTTGACCTTTACATATACATCACCTATAGACGGATTCTTCTGCGCAGATGAGCGCAACGCCTGAAATTGCTTATGACTTATGTATTTAGATGGTCATTCGGTATCGTCTGCTGGGAAGTCGCTACATACGGTTATCGAGACCGACTTACGTATTAATTACATACATTTATGTATTCTTTGTGTAGGAGGGACTCCTTATCCAGGCGTGCCGGTGTCGACGTTGTGGGATCTCCTCACGACGAAGAACTATCGCATGTCGCGACCTCGCAATTGTCCGGATTTGCTGTAAACTCTTACACAGAGCGTTCTCGCAGAGAAAACTCTGACAGCAATGGCCACTTTTTTAGGTACACCATAATGGTTCTCTGCTGGAATCACGCGCCGTCAGAGAGGCCCAATTTCAAAAAGATCTGTCGCATGTTGGAACCGGAGACAACGTTACCTGTTGTCGAGAGCAAACAAAATCTGAAAGCAGCTGAAAAATAGCCTGGTTTAGTTGGTGGCATTCAGCTTTATGTGGTATAGAATCTCTTAGCGCATTTTTTGCAGGTTTCCGTGGTAGGAATTCTTTCAGCagttcatttttttctgttggtTGTACCGTGGTTTTCTTGTATTCAAATAATCGCACTACTTTCGACAAGTGTCCTTTCGAGTTTCTATAGGATGCGAGGCGGGGCCATGGGTCGGAGGGCCGTGTCTCCTCGCAAGGCTGTCGCGTCTCGCAGCGCGTAACGAAAGCAGATCGCGCGATTGGGGCGAGAGGAAGCCAAGGGGGGGCCAACTGCCGGATCAGTCGCTTACCGTCCATTCCAGACTATTGCACGACAATTCGTCGCTGCGAAGCGAGCCAACGTCCCGATGTAAAGCCGCGTGGAGCTCTCATAACGCCTCCATGATCGCTGAGGAATTTAGATGCGCGCTAAGTGTAAAATACAGTCTACTACGCAGAACCTGTTTCTTCATGCTCTCTGTCATTTTTTGGTTGCTTTAGAGGAggctcttcctcttcctcttccaagTCCagatcgatttcgtcgggaTTCGGAGCTTCGAGTCCTTTCGGTGCAGCTTCCCCTTCGAACGAAACCGCTTCAGTACTCTGCTTATAGAAATTTTCTATTCCAATCTTTCGGCAGAGTTCTAACGTCTGCGGGTTTTCGGCAAGACTCGCTAAACTGAAGCagtcaaaaaaatattcgtGGAAAACATTCTAGTCACGTCTCTTACGTGGAGCAGAGTCGACTGCAGCAGATTGATCAAAAACGGGAGCAGTTGCAACGAAATTTTCAGGAACCTACACAGTAgacattttaattttttatgacTCATGTAGcacgaaaaattaaattataaataaataaatcttACCCTGAGATCTTGAAACGcctcttcgatttccttcaaCGAGTCCTCGTTAGCTTGATACCTTTCGACATAGAAATGAAGCtgattaattttaattttaaaaaattacttATTAAAGTCGTCTGTTCCTTGCGAAGGCAGAGAGGGCTGCCACCGGTCTGTCGCCAAGAGAGATTGAGTTGCCTTGACAATAGCAAGCCATTCGCTATCGTATCTCAGCTCCTTGGGCTCGTCACTGTCAGGAAAGCACAAAACCTAGACGCAAATCGCGTGCTTCTTCAAGTACAGTCTCAACGCCTTCTCGTACCTGGAGAAAGTCTTTTCCAGGAATGCATTTATCTAGGGCAAGAAATCTCGTTTGGCTATCGGCGTGGTTCACGATAGCCGCAAATTTGACGTGCAAGTGCGCGCAGAACCAATAGGAAGGCTTTAGACGAGCTAAAATCTCCTCGAGAGGAGCCGCTCCCAAGGAATTACTGCATATCTATAGAAACTCATTTGCTTTATCAATGAATCAATGCATGCTTTGTTTCGTTACGTCGTCTTGAAAATAGGGCTTTTTTCGTAGGAGTTCATCGACGTTTCCGTGGTGGTAGACGCCTCGTGGCCAATCATGAGATAGAAAGATGTCAATGGGTTTAGATATCTTAATCACAACGTAAAGATAGTTCGCGAATAACTtgatggtgacgtcacggttTACCAATTTGCATCGAAAAATTTCGAAATCTCTAATGTGATAAATACTTCTCATTGTCTGGTTGTCGAAAGGAGGAGCCTCGAAAACTCCTACAATGACCCATTTACGTACTCAAAACACGTGGAATTGACTCCAATACCTTTGTAGTAGTCGTGGGATTTGTAAATGCCAGACACGCCTCCGATTCTCAGCCCTCCAAAATTGACCAATCCAGCGCGACCGATATAGAATATATTTGGAGCCACCCATCCCCCAAGAGGCCTATAAAAGACGATCCAATAAAGGCTATAGTGCAGTGACATTTTTTACATTTCCCAAAGATAGTCGGACGCTTCGTGATTGCCCCCAATGAAGATAGTCAAAACGGGAGCTCTTCGTTCGCCAGAATAGTACTATNNNNNNNNNNNNNNNNNNNNNNNNNNNNNNNNNNNNNNNNNNNNNNNNNNNNNNNNNNNNNNNNNNNNNNNNNNNNNNNNNNNNNNNNNNNNNNNNNNNNNNNNNNNNNNNNNNNNNNNNNNNNNNNNNNNNNNNNNNNNNNNNNNNNNNNNNNNNNNNNNNNNNNNNNNNNNNNNNNNNNNNNNNNNNNNNNNNNNNNNTTACGGTAGTGAGTGCATGTGTCTATAGTAAGACTAGTGAAAAATCGTTGTGAAAGGTTTCGAGCTAGATAGTGACCATGGATCATTCGTACATGAATCCCAGTCGCCAAAAAAATGTGCTGAATTTGAAATAGGAGAGGGGCTCGTAAGAGTAACGCTTCTTTTGAAGCGAGCGTCattcgaagaagacgaagtccACTCTAAAAGTACCGTGCTCTCTCACCTTATGAAAAGTCTGCATTTGTTTATATTTTGGTGGAACGGACATCGATTCCAAATCTTTTGCGTTTCGTACTGCCTTCGTTTGCCGGTTACGATTCGTTCCGACGCATTTTTATGCGTTCTGCTTACTTGAAAGTCGCCGCAGCATAGGAGAAGATCGATTTTGATGGCGTGTTTCGATTCGATGAAGGCAATGGTCTCGTAGATCCTGTCCAATTCGCCGTGGCAACATCCCTCAATTGCAATCTAAATAAGATAAGCGTCGAGGAAGCAAGAAAGCAGCCGTTGGAGAGCTGCTTACGTGCATATCTCCAGGAGAACGTGAACGTGTATCTCGGACAGTTGATATAAAACTATAGAACCGCACTGCACGTGAGGACATACTACTCACTGTATATTTGACTAAAACAGGGTGATTACATCCAAAACATCTGTAGGCGTGTGCACCACCAAGACAGCAAACTACGCAGCGCAAAATTtacttctcttttagagactGCCTATTGCAGAGTCAGCGTCTGGTTCTGAAATTTCTTGCACCGTTTTCTCTTGTTCTTGCATATCTTTGAATTGATTCACCAATTGCGAAAAGCATGGGCGGCTGTTGGCTTTTCGCTTCCAGCAGGAAACCATTACACCGTAACTATGATTACAGATAGATACGTTTATAATGGAGTGGGGCCCCCTCACTTACAAGTCATCTGGACATCCTAAGGGCTTTGCCATGCGGTAAGATGTCCTTGAGAGGAGATCGTAGAGTTGCTCAACAGATATTCCAGGATAGGGCGTCTCGCCAAGGGTAGCCATCTCCCAAAGCAAAATACCGAATGACCATCTTAGTGAGCACAAAAACAACTCGATGGGAAGACGGGGGAAACTATTGTACTAACACGTCACTGAATTCTGTATAAATTTTATTGACGAGAGCCTCTGGCGCTGTCCATTTAAACGGCAATGCTCCCTATAATATATACACAAGCTCGTGACATTAGCGTTGTATATCTCATTTTTTGAAACCTGAGATTTCTTGCGATAGTATTCGAAGTAGCGAACGTCTCTGGCCAGGCCAAAATCCGATATTTTCAGTACTTCGTTTTTGCTAACGAGAACATTTCTGGCGGCCAGATCGCGATGAAGACACTGTGAAGACGACAGATATTGAGACGAACTTCGTGTACAGTACTCACTCTTTTCGAGGCGAGATATTTCATTCCCGACGCAATTTGAAGTCCAAATATagtcttcttcttgaaaTAAGACGCACCGCAATCGACGAGACCTTGGCGTCTCTGAGCTCGCAAGTAGCTGAGCAGATTTCCTTGTTCAGCAAATTCAAGTACAACCCATAGTGGCCCTACAGCACCACGACATAAATTTTCAGCGgtgaaataaaaataaaaacgcgTACTCTCACCGTTCTTGCTGCAGACGCCTAAAAGGCGAACAATATTTTCGTGATGACCAATTTTAGCGAGTATGCCAGCTTCGGCGGCCAAATCTGTGCCGTCGCACCCATCTACGTCATACGATGACTTAAAATAGAACAAGGAGTTTATCTAAGAACAACTTACGTTTAGCTATTTTTACTGCCACCTCTGTAcccgaaaaaaattctccctTTGCAGTCGCTTTCATCACAACGCCAGAATACCCTTCACCTGTaacagaaacaaaaattttttagcgATATACTTGACATCGTTTTCACTCGCCAATTGAATGGCCAAGCGTCAGCTGATAGCGGGAAAGTTCCCACTTGGTCAGCCCTATTGTTCTACTCGTTTCTTCATCGACCCAACGgagctttcgtcgtcgccaccgaTACAGAACAATGCTAAATATGGCGACAAAGCCGGTGGCAACGACGGCGCATGCTGTCGCCAGAAATCGAGTCGTgccgccgctttcgcctccgcctccaccTCGTGGTGCGGTCGACTCAACGACGGAAAAATCGGACGTTGTCGCTTGAAGACGAACAGACGAATTGGTTCGAGTCACGTTGACTTGGCCCAGCACGAGACTTTTTTTATAGACGGACGAATTGGCAATGCAGGCGAACACGTCATCGGCAGTGTCGTCGTACGAATAGGTGTCAGGTAGATAGAGCGTTGACCCATGCTCGATGCGAACTTGATGAGGAATCAAACGATAatgatcgacgtcgtacgtcACTTGCTCCTTCGAATGTCGCCAATAGACGAATATGGGGAATTGTCCGTGGTCGGAGCTGAGGTAATCGTATTGACAAACCACCTGACTTCCTCCCGTCACCGTCGAACTATTTAGAATTCCTCGAACGGGAATGGCCAATTGAGGATCTTTGAGAAAGACTAAGTAGGGCTTTTTTTAACGTGAAATCTCATCGGATACCTATTCGGCGAATTTTCAGGCTCTTTACGATTTCTCCGACGTCAAACGAATTCAATTGACGAGCACAAATGAACGTTTCGGCGGACGCGTTTACCGCAACGGGGGCGGCAACGCCGAGCCGAAAGAACAGACTGATTCTCGTTCCCGTCTCGCCGTCTTCCGTCACAAAGCAAGCCGACTCGTTGCGACGAGCCGGATCGCAGCACCAGGGCACCATTGTCACCTCGCCGTCGATCTGACGACGCCACCAGCGCGAGAAGTGAAGGCCGCGTGGCGATTGGGTGCAGCACGAGCAGCCGCAGATCTTCTCGCGACTGGAAGTCAGGTAAACggtgccgccgtcgacggacgtCCGTGCGCACGGTTTAGCCCGAATTCGCAACTCCGATCGACATGTGGTTTTCCCCCccgccgtcggcgcgacCACTAAAGACCGACAAAACGATCGTTGACCGTAGGGGAAATGAAAAACGCTCACTTGATCCAAGGGTCAATGATAGGAACACAACGGCGGGAAATCGAACCATCGTACGTACGTAATATGGAAGAGTGGTGAAAAGGTCGAGATGCCGTCTCTATTGTATAGTATCGTATTTTGATAGAGGGTTTGCCTGACACCTCGTTGACTCGTCGCGTGCTACGAAGTACAATAGGCACCATTCATCCATAGTAAAGAGGAGGAGCTGTTGGgagaaaagaggaggaagaaattcATTAGGGTGGAACGACGGaaggaattaattaattacgcgGGGTATAGGGTCATAAGACTAGAAGTTCATCACATATAGAATCTTCCCCCGCTTAATTAGCACGGAAATGAATGAAACACACTTCCA
Coding sequences:
- the LOC136196318 gene encoding uncharacterized protein isoform X1, with translation MLSQAKGLQYVYVTGFLQMISLAAICRKESYDLPTKSCSENVSVGTPFQIVCDCTGSCYLSEKAHWTHTNETNFSVDCNITDSVKLYLKVEDTSKNALGKYSCLEKDNGETRSKLCEVNVVKRPTAPNVTSNCSRPSISKSIVTIECLKSGESATLHWNVTNGNVDKFRQKFDKENGSIVLSFDRADFRNETRIRLVASSPIYEYEKNLMQYNESDIPTIKNENTTSTPTPPSLQPDKSTDTIYVVTFCALGVAILVFVLAFFLVKHVRKRRQWDYTDADRRGWVDVKADIFAARNIKILSEQLGRISANDIVFHGVLGEGHFGKVYKAAWKRSSSESEVIVAIKVAKDIDETCHNYLQQEADILRRVGNHPNIVPLLGVTYDEDSVSLSLVLGYAQNGTLKTYLYSIRDAEERKGGDKLKFGIATQIARGMEYLVSRKCIHGDLAARNVLVFADDVVKLSDFGMSRYLTNDEQYYRKKSTTVTPVKWTAPEALVDRRFSEKSDVWSFGIVCWEVATYGGTPYPGVPVSTLWDLLTTKNYRMSRPRNCPDLLYTIMVLCWNHAPSERPNFKKICRMLEPETTLPVVESKQNLKAAEK
- the LOC136196323 gene encoding lariat debranching enzyme-like, producing MHIAIEGCCHGELDRIYETIAFIESKHAIKIDLLLCCGDFQAVRNAKDLESMSVPPKYKQMQTFHKYYSGERRAPVLTIFIGGNHEASDYLWEMPLGGWVAPNIFYIGRAGLVNFGGLRIGGVSGIYKSHDYYKGVFEAPPFDNQTMRSIYHIRDFEIFRCKLISKPIDIFLSHDWPRGVYHHGNVDELLRKKPYFQDDICSNSLGAAPLEEILARLKPSYWFCAHLHVKFAAIVNHADSQTRFLALDKCIPGKDFLQVLCFPDSDEPKELRYDSEWLAIVKATQSLLATDRWQPSLPSQGTDDFNKYQANEDSLKEIEEAFQDLRVPENFVATAPVFDQSAAVDSAPPSLAENPQTLELCRKIGIENFYKQSTEAVSFEGEAAPKGLEAPNPDEIDLDLEEEEEEPPLKQPKNDREHEETGSA
- the LOC136196316 gene encoding uncharacterized protein, producing the protein MVRFPAVVFLSLTLGSMVAPTAGGKTTCRSELRIRAKPCARTSVDGGTVYLTSSREKICGCSCCTQSPRGLHFSRWWRRQIDGEVTMVPWCCDPARRNESACFVTEDGETGTRISLFFRLGVAAPVAVNASAETFICARQLNSFDVGEIVKSLKIRRIDPQLAIPVRGILNSSTVTGGSQVVCQYDYLSSDHGQFPIFVYWRHSKEQVTYDVDHYRLIPHQVRIEHGSTLYLPDTYSYDDTADDVFACIANSSVYKKSLVLGQVNVTRTNSSVRLQATTSDFSVVESTAPRGGGGGESGGTTRFLATACAVVATGFVAIFSIVLYRWRRRKLRWVDEETSRTIGLTKWELSRYQLTLGHSIGEGYSGVVMKATAKGEFFSGTEVAVKIAKHGCDGTDLAAEAGILAKIGHHENIVRLLGVCSKNGPLWVVLEFAEQGNLLSYLRAQRRQGLVDCGASYFKKKTIFGLQIASGMKYLASKRCLHRDLAARNVLVSKNEVLKISDFGLARDVRYFEYYRKKSQGALPFKWTAPEALVNKIYTEFSDVWSFGILLWEMATLGETPYPGISVEQLYDLLSRTSYRMAKPLGCPDDFYGVMVSCWKRKANSRPCFSQLVNQFKDMQEQEKTVQEISEPDADSAIGSL
- the LOC136196318 gene encoding uncharacterized protein isoform X2 is translated as MLSQAKGLQYVYVTGFLQTICRKESYDLPTKSCSENVSVGTPFQIVCDCTGSCYLSEKAHWTHTNETNFSVDCNITDSVKLYLKVEDTSKNALGKYSCLEKDNGETRSKLCEVNVVKRPTAPNVTSNCSRPSISKSIVTIECLKSGESATLHWNVTNGNVDKFRQKFDKENGSIVLSFDRADFRNETRIRLVASSPIYEYEKNLMQYNESDIPTIKNENTTSTPTPPSLQPDKSTDTIYVVTFCALGVAILVFVLAFFLVKHVRKRRQWDYTDADRRGWVDVKADIFAARNIKILSEQLGRISANDIVFHGVLGEGHFGKVYKAAWKRSSSESEVIVAIKVAKDIDETCHNYLQQEADILRRVGNHPNIVPLLGVTYDEDSVSLSLVLGYAQNGTLKTYLYSIRDAEERKGGDKLKFGIATQIARGMEYLVSRKCIHGDLAARNVLVFADDVVKLSDFGMSRYLTNDEQYYRKKSTTVTPVKWTAPEALVDRRFSEKSDVWSFGIVCWEVATYGGTPYPGVPVSTLWDLLTTKNYRMSRPRNCPDLLYTIMVLCWNHAPSERPNFKKICRMLEPETTLPVVESKQNLKAAEK